One window from the genome of Sandaracinaceae bacterium encodes:
- a CDS encoding nuclear transport factor 2 family protein translates to MSSPGSGSAQAVDRALVAARFVAALDSHDLARVADALRADAVWRQPDGSEAKGREAILASLGKRATRLTQEGPLRVTRGTEVAYVCQEGLADAAETSDGSRAARIDVIDVDATGRVGTWLTVGGVGAAAPQSGSEADALQRYVEHVGRGDAQAVLQLFGSACDVEDPVGTPIHAGRAAVEKFYESGLAAITGTQLLGPPVVSPGVAAVPFRVELDLGGRSLALEVIDVMRFDDDGLFSSMRAFWGRGNRHER, encoded by the coding sequence GTGAGCTCGCCGGGCTCGGGGAGCGCCCAGGCGGTCGATCGCGCGCTCGTCGCCGCCCGCTTCGTGGCCGCCCTCGACTCTCACGACCTCGCCAGGGTCGCCGACGCGCTCCGAGCGGACGCGGTCTGGCGTCAGCCTGATGGGAGCGAGGCCAAGGGCCGTGAAGCCATCCTCGCGTCGCTGGGCAAGAGGGCGACTCGTCTCACGCAGGAAGGGCCGCTCCGCGTGACGCGCGGCACGGAGGTCGCGTACGTCTGCCAAGAGGGGCTCGCCGATGCGGCTGAGACCAGTGATGGATCCCGCGCGGCGCGCATCGACGTCATCGACGTGGACGCGACAGGCCGTGTCGGGACGTGGCTCACGGTAGGCGGTGTGGGCGCCGCTGCGCCTCAGAGCGGCTCGGAGGCGGACGCGCTCCAGCGCTACGTGGAGCACGTGGGGAGAGGCGACGCACAGGCCGTGCTCCAGCTCTTCGGATCGGCGTGCGATGTGGAGGACCCCGTCGGCACCCCGATCCACGCCGGCCGCGCCGCCGTGGAGAAATTCTACGAGAGCGGTCTGGCCGCTATCACCGGGACGCAGCTGCTCGGCCCCCCAGTCGTGTCGCCGGGGGTGGCGGCCGTGCCGTTCCGCGTCGAGCTCGATCTCGGGGGACGATCGCTGGCGCTGGAGGTCATCGACGTGATGCGGTTCGATGACGACGGACTTTTCAGCTCCATGCGGGCCTTCTGGGGCCGGGGCAACCGACACGAACGCTGA
- a CDS encoding sulfatase-like hydrolase/transferase, translating into MTASEPPRGPTWAPRVLLAGVLVSALDIGLAVATPTWSLFLGQAERHTFVALALTAGVGGAAACYALGHALARVAPDAEGRARLLCVIVFALATVVLYLLTSGRRVHDSPLRVPLVSLVAAIPAFTVLKLGARFDARARAGGSATLALGVLALALAAGVADAFLLRRLYPVFHGTLAALVLVFVSVATWLAPLRDRRSSPRLLAVLVGVALLGLPMAVWRALSAPNVAFVVAEYTGVSGRTLQLAERLLTFANTRGDATDDLTGPRQGDAASEMDAPDLRTGLRLTSRNVLLITVDALRADRLRSPRHATPQLDALADESAVFERAYTPTPHTSYALSSLLTGKYLRPVLDLPGAPSTHVALPELLRRYGMRTAAFYPPAIFFVDAHRFEALREARFGFEYQKEMFAPAHRRVRQLREYLQSLEQEGGGERDVFAWVHLFEPHEPYDPDPRFARGDSAEERYDAEVAAADDAIGDLVRVFRRYRPGATVIVTADHGEEFGDHGGLYHGSTLYEEQVRVPLLWSTPELVHPFESHAPVELVDIATTILAALGIPRDARMRGDDLGPLLVHQEGGPRYAFAEVGDARMVTDGLYKAICATESTACQLYDLTRDPGERRNVAHSHPEVLARLRGALSGFVASIPDVEAMAMAGSQAWPEALARAELGDASVAPELMPLLGDTRATVRAGTARLLGRLRHLPALHTLIRIRDQDDDQAVRDEAALASLALGDEGSSGLVRALVSRPDTSLELRRRGALVLAARGDRAGASVLDAWAADASAEEGERRSAVLALGALRAAASLDTLVTLLSDVRLGPAAATALGMLGDRRAVGPLRRKLRDERYLPARAAEARALTELGDRAVIPLLWRYLGMEQPVPGGVALLGQLGVLRRPSGRGLVLGDAPGARVGEWVCAEEGCEPRTDARVVLPSSGAPRGAVRVVCAVRSEREAVLTLLDVRREVQAGSSQVTVDATGPLEVLSFAPAVGVTVDACVVAPAQRELPAPPPEPTPATPRP; encoded by the coding sequence ATGACCGCGAGCGAGCCACCCCGCGGCCCGACCTGGGCGCCCCGCGTGTTGCTGGCGGGCGTGCTCGTCTCCGCGCTCGACATCGGCCTCGCCGTCGCGACGCCGACCTGGTCACTGTTCCTGGGACAGGCTGAGCGCCACACCTTCGTGGCACTGGCGCTCACGGCTGGTGTGGGAGGCGCGGCCGCTTGCTACGCGCTCGGACACGCGCTCGCCCGCGTCGCCCCAGACGCCGAGGGGCGCGCGCGGCTGCTGTGTGTGATCGTGTTCGCGCTCGCCACCGTGGTGCTCTACCTGCTGACCTCGGGGCGTCGGGTGCACGACTCCCCCCTGCGCGTCCCCCTGGTGTCCCTGGTAGCCGCCATCCCAGCCTTTACCGTGCTGAAGCTGGGCGCGCGCTTCGATGCCCGAGCGCGCGCGGGCGGGAGCGCGACGTTGGCGCTCGGGGTGCTCGCCCTCGCTCTGGCTGCGGGCGTGGCCGACGCGTTCCTGCTGCGGCGCCTGTACCCCGTGTTCCACGGCACGCTCGCCGCTCTCGTGCTGGTGTTCGTGTCGGTCGCGACGTGGCTCGCCCCCCTCCGCGACCGACGCTCCTCTCCGCGCCTGCTGGCAGTGCTCGTCGGCGTCGCGTTGCTTGGTCTGCCCATGGCGGTGTGGCGTGCCCTGAGCGCCCCCAACGTGGCGTTCGTCGTCGCGGAGTACACGGGGGTCAGCGGTCGGACGCTGCAGCTGGCCGAGCGGCTCCTGACCTTCGCGAACACACGGGGCGACGCGACGGACGACCTCACGGGCCCACGGCAGGGGGACGCTGCGTCCGAGATGGATGCGCCGGACCTGCGCACCGGGCTGCGCCTGACGTCCCGCAACGTGTTGCTGATCACGGTGGACGCGCTCCGCGCGGACCGCCTGCGCAGTCCCCGTCACGCGACACCGCAGCTGGACGCGCTTGCGGACGAGTCCGCGGTGTTCGAGCGCGCTTATACGCCCACGCCACACACCAGCTATGCGCTGTCCAGCCTGCTGACGGGGAAGTACCTGAGGCCCGTGCTGGACCTGCCGGGCGCGCCCTCCACGCACGTCGCGTTGCCCGAATTGCTGCGTCGCTATGGGATGCGCACAGCCGCGTTCTACCCACCCGCCATCTTCTTCGTCGATGCCCATCGCTTCGAGGCGTTGCGCGAGGCGCGCTTCGGGTTCGAGTACCAGAAGGAGATGTTCGCCCCCGCGCACCGGCGCGTCCGGCAGCTGCGCGAGTACCTGCAATCGCTGGAGCAGGAGGGGGGAGGCGAGCGCGACGTCTTCGCGTGGGTGCATCTGTTCGAGCCGCACGAGCCCTACGATCCAGACCCGCGCTTCGCCCGCGGCGACTCCGCCGAGGAGCGCTACGACGCCGAAGTGGCCGCGGCGGACGACGCCATCGGTGACCTCGTGCGCGTGTTCCGGCGCTACCGCCCCGGGGCGACGGTCATCGTGACGGCGGACCACGGCGAGGAGTTCGGCGACCACGGTGGGCTCTACCATGGGTCCACGCTGTACGAGGAGCAGGTCCGGGTGCCGCTCCTGTGGTCCACTCCCGAGCTCGTTCATCCGTTCGAGAGCCACGCGCCCGTCGAGCTGGTGGACATCGCCACCACGATCCTCGCGGCGCTGGGGATCCCGCGGGACGCACGCATGCGCGGGGACGACTTGGGCCCGCTGTTGGTCCATCAGGAGGGAGGACCGCGCTATGCATTTGCCGAGGTCGGCGACGCGCGCATGGTCACCGACGGATTGTACAAGGCCATCTGCGCGACCGAGTCCACCGCTTGTCAGCTCTATGATCTCACGCGCGACCCGGGCGAGCGGCGGAACGTCGCCCACTCGCACCCCGAGGTCCTCGCGCGGCTGCGTGGGGCGCTGAGCGGCTTCGTGGCGAGCATCCCCGATGTGGAGGCCATGGCGATGGCGGGTTCTCAGGCGTGGCCCGAGGCGTTGGCGCGCGCGGAGCTCGGAGACGCGTCGGTGGCGCCCGAGCTGATGCCGTTGTTGGGCGACACACGCGCGACCGTGCGGGCGGGGACCGCCCGTCTGCTGGGGCGCCTCCGCCACCTGCCAGCGCTGCACACGCTGATCCGCATCCGTGACCAGGACGATGACCAGGCCGTGCGAGACGAAGCCGCGCTCGCCTCCCTCGCGCTCGGCGACGAAGGCAGCTCTGGGCTCGTGCGCGCGCTGGTCTCCCGGCCCGACACCAGCCTGGAGCTGCGGCGTCGTGGCGCCCTCGTGCTGGCCGCACGTGGGGACCGCGCTGGCGCGTCAGTCCTCGACGCATGGGCCGCGGACGCGAGCGCAGAAGAGGGCGAGCGGCGTTCTGCTGTCCTGGCCCTCGGCGCGCTGCGCGCCGCCGCATCCCTCGATACGCTCGTCACCCTGCTCAGCGACGTGCGGCTGGGACCAGCGGCCGCGACGGCCCTCGGGATGCTCGGCGATCGGAGGGCAGTGGGCCCGCTGCGGCGCAAGCTGCGCGACGAGCGTTACCTCCCGGCGCGCGCGGCGGAGGCTCGGGCGCTGACCGAGCTCGGCGACCGGGCGGTGATTCCGCTGCTCTGGCGCTACCTCGGCATGGAGCAGCCGGTGCCGGGCGGCGTCGCGCTGCTCGGGCAGCTGGGCGTCCTGCGCCGCCCGAGCGGACGCGGGCTGGTGCTGGGCGACGCCCCCGGTGCGCGGGTCGGTGAGTGGGTCTGCGCGGAGGAGGGCTGCGAGCCTCGCACCGACGCGCGCGTCGTGCTGCCGTCCAGCGGGGCTCCCCGCGGTGCGGTGCGTGTGGTGTGCGCAGTACGCTCGGAGCGCGAGGCTGTGCTGACGCTGCTCGACGTACGACGTGAGGTTCAGGCGGGGTCTTCGCAGGTCACGGTAGACGCCACGGGGCCGCTGGAGGTGTTGTCGTTCGCCCCTGCCGTCGGCGTCACGGTGGACGCGTGCGTGGTCGCTCCTGCACAGCGGGAGCTGCCCGCCCCTCCGCCCGAGCCCACTCCTGCGACGCCTCGCCCATAG
- a CDS encoding TraR/DksA C4-type zinc finger protein — protein MKKSEINRLRKILEEKRESVIRRARETMENDMALDVNELPDEMDLASSEYMQSFTLRLRGRERVLLQKIDVALKKMDTDEYGMCVECEEPISVKRLEARPETELCIRCKEDQERQERDFT, from the coding sequence ATGAAGAAGAGCGAAATCAACCGCCTGCGCAAGATCCTCGAAGAGAAGCGCGAGAGCGTCATCCGTCGCGCCCGGGAGACCATGGAGAACGACATGGCGCTCGACGTGAACGAGCTCCCCGACGAGATGGATCTGGCCAGCAGCGAGTACATGCAGTCGTTCACGCTCCGTCTGCGCGGCCGTGAGCGCGTCCTGCTCCAGAAGATCGACGTCGCGCTGAAGAAGATGGACACGGACGAGTACGGCATGTGCGTCGAGTGCGAAGAACCGATCTCGGTCAAGCGCCTCGAGGCCCGCCCCGAGACCGAGCTGTGTATCCGCTGCAAGGAAGACCAGGAGCGTCAAGAGCGAGACTTCACGTGA
- a CDS encoding DNA-directed RNA polymerase subunit omega, which produces MARVTVEDCLEHEENRFALVVLAARRTRELMKGAPALVASKNRPAVTALREIAKQRVSFATPVKDAVDVYIAETKAAEGA; this is translated from the coding sequence ATGGCCCGCGTCACCGTCGAAGATTGCCTCGAGCACGAAGAGAACCGTTTCGCCCTGGTGGTGCTGGCTGCCCGCCGCACGCGTGAGCTCATGAAGGGCGCGCCCGCCCTCGTCGCCAGCAAGAACCGCCCCGCCGTCACGGCCCTGCGCGAAATCGCGAAGCAGCGCGTGTCGTTTGCGACCCCCGTGAAGGACGCGGTCGACGTCTACATCGCCGAAACGAAGGCCGCCGAGGGCGCCTGA
- a CDS encoding GAF domain-containing protein has protein sequence MPDGLDVDALRASVKREQRKLKALQDVGAALGSTLDLQELLTLVVDRISEAMEADRSTLYVLDEDTNELWSKVAQGERWLEIRLRVGDGLAGTVALTGKTLNIKDAYQDPRFDAEWDRRSGYRTRSTVCVPMKNHHGRIIGVVQCLNKSGEGYFSVEDEALLGALASQAAVSIENSKLFLSMIGKNIELLEAQEKLQQKVRELDVLFEIAQVSASATELDELLEGVLARTMRAVNAEAASILLADSDTGDLRFRAAVGGEPEAIKRLRIKAGQGICGWVAQHQQHQVVNDVDADQRHSRNISEKVGYHPRSLLCVPLRWDDGIGAVELLNKAAGSEAFTEDDVKLATVIAGHISTAITQARGRERRAREQRLSTIGQFLSSVLHDLKTPLTVIQGYAKLLSKEGDADRRAEYAQTIQRQVDLLNVMTKETLAFARGERTIWIRKVYVYKFFEEAAEQLRRELEPRGIALDLRLEERGTAYFDETKVLRALHNLARNAAEAISATRGLEGRCVLTVSRGSNGALCIAFSDNGPGVPEEIRSRLFESFTTHGKQGGTGLGLAIVHSIVSDHGGSIAVESQPGLTTFRIELPQDEAHEASSSGTTRASVH, from the coding sequence GTGCCCGATGGTCTCGACGTAGACGCCCTGCGTGCGTCCGTGAAGCGTGAGCAGCGCAAGCTGAAGGCGCTCCAGGACGTCGGCGCTGCGTTGGGCTCCACCCTCGACCTGCAAGAGCTGCTGACGTTGGTGGTCGACCGCATCTCCGAGGCGATGGAGGCGGATCGGAGCACGCTGTACGTCCTCGACGAGGACACCAACGAACTCTGGTCCAAGGTGGCGCAGGGGGAGCGCTGGCTCGAGATCCGGCTGCGCGTGGGTGATGGCCTCGCAGGCACCGTCGCGCTGACCGGCAAGACCCTCAACATCAAGGACGCGTATCAGGACCCTCGGTTCGATGCGGAGTGGGACCGCCGCTCGGGCTACCGCACCCGCTCCACGGTGTGCGTCCCCATGAAGAACCACCACGGCCGCATCATCGGCGTCGTGCAGTGCCTCAACAAGTCGGGCGAGGGCTACTTCAGCGTCGAGGACGAGGCGCTGCTGGGCGCTCTCGCCAGCCAGGCCGCCGTCTCCATCGAGAACTCCAAGCTGTTCTTGTCGATGATCGGCAAGAACATCGAGCTGCTGGAGGCACAGGAGAAGCTCCAGCAGAAGGTCCGCGAGCTCGACGTCCTGTTCGAGATCGCGCAGGTGTCGGCGAGCGCGACGGAGCTCGACGAGCTCCTCGAGGGCGTGCTGGCGCGGACGATGCGCGCCGTGAACGCCGAGGCTGCGTCCATCTTGCTGGCCGACTCGGACACGGGAGATCTCCGCTTCCGCGCTGCCGTCGGAGGCGAGCCCGAGGCCATCAAGCGTCTGCGCATCAAGGCGGGGCAGGGGATCTGCGGGTGGGTCGCTCAGCACCAACAGCATCAGGTGGTCAACGACGTCGACGCGGACCAGCGCCACAGCCGCAACATCTCGGAGAAGGTGGGCTACCACCCGCGCTCGTTGCTGTGTGTGCCGCTACGCTGGGACGACGGCATCGGCGCGGTGGAGCTGCTCAACAAGGCTGCGGGGAGCGAGGCGTTCACGGAGGACGACGTGAAGCTGGCCACCGTCATCGCGGGCCACATCTCCACGGCCATCACGCAGGCGCGCGGCCGTGAACGCCGCGCTCGGGAGCAGCGCCTCAGCACCATCGGGCAGTTCCTCTCGAGCGTTCTCCATGACCTCAAGACCCCCCTCACGGTCATCCAAGGTTACGCGAAGCTGCTCAGCAAAGAGGGGGACGCCGACAGGCGCGCCGAGTACGCGCAGACCATCCAACGCCAGGTCGACCTCCTCAACGTGATGACCAAGGAGACCCTCGCGTTCGCCCGGGGGGAGCGCACCATCTGGATCCGCAAGGTCTACGTCTACAAGTTCTTCGAAGAGGCGGCCGAGCAGCTCCGTCGCGAGCTGGAGCCGCGTGGGATCGCCCTCGACCTGCGGCTCGAGGAGCGGGGCACGGCATACTTCGACGAGACGAAGGTCCTGCGCGCGCTGCACAACCTGGCGCGCAACGCTGCGGAGGCGATCTCTGCGACGCGCGGACTCGAGGGGCGCTGCGTCCTCACGGTCTCCCGCGGCTCGAACGGCGCGCTGTGCATCGCGTTCTCCGACAACGGGCCCGGTGTGCCCGAGGAGATCCGCTCCCGTCTGTTCGAGTCGTTCACGACCCACGGCAAGCAGGGGGGGACGGGTCTCGGTCTCGCCATCGTCCACAGCATCGTCAGTGATCACGGGGGGAGCATCGCCGTGGAGAGCCAGCCCGGACTCACCACCTTTCGCATCGAGCTCCCCCAAGACGAGGCACACGAGGCCTCCTCCTCCGGCACCACGCGCGCGTCCGTTCACTGA
- the ybgF gene encoding tol-pal system protein YbgF translates to MPDGADAQIAELEEARRQQDEEIRALRSELALARSEAESLRTAQATQRVATISIRANGAAADDGAVPSQFSGSSDTDGGAAWIEPDAGEVVVDETPRGDGPRPVLRVRGVPSADIPTTVIPEGAAPPGFAPSAERAPLPTTQGPEVPVPPIPVNPPSAPPPSFGAPLPATVAAGGALTPVAPEPRVQAPDVAVVSYRAALGMLRDREYAQAVEGFDSFLATHAQHPYAANARYWRAEALYAQRRYRDALHAFEVFVQRHGGHSKVADALLKMGLCHARSGDTGRARALFQRVQQEYPDTVAARIASREEAS, encoded by the coding sequence GTGCCCGACGGTGCGGACGCGCAGATTGCCGAGCTGGAGGAGGCGCGGCGACAGCAGGACGAAGAGATTCGTGCCCTGCGTAGCGAGCTCGCGCTTGCCCGCAGCGAGGCCGAGTCTCTGCGGACGGCCCAGGCGACCCAGCGCGTAGCGACCATCAGCATCCGGGCGAATGGTGCCGCGGCCGATGACGGGGCTGTGCCCTCTCAGTTCTCCGGCAGCAGCGACACCGACGGCGGCGCAGCGTGGATCGAGCCCGACGCCGGCGAGGTGGTCGTCGACGAGACCCCTCGTGGGGATGGTCCGCGTCCAGTTCTGCGCGTGCGTGGCGTTCCGAGCGCCGACATCCCGACCACGGTCATCCCGGAGGGGGCGGCGCCACCAGGCTTCGCGCCGAGCGCCGAGCGCGCACCGCTGCCGACCACGCAGGGACCGGAGGTCCCCGTGCCGCCGATTCCCGTGAACCCGCCGAGCGCCCCCCCGCCGTCATTTGGCGCGCCGCTCCCGGCGACCGTCGCGGCGGGTGGAGCCCTCACCCCAGTCGCGCCCGAGCCGCGCGTGCAGGCTCCCGACGTCGCCGTCGTCTCGTACCGGGCGGCGCTCGGGATGCTCCGAGACCGCGAATACGCGCAGGCGGTCGAGGGCTTCGACTCCTTCCTGGCGACCCACGCCCAGCATCCTTACGCGGCCAATGCGCGCTACTGGCGCGCGGAGGCTCTCTACGCACAGCGACGATACCGCGACGCCCTCCACGCGTTCGAGGTGTTCGTGCAGCGTCACGGCGGCCACTCGAAGGTCGCGGACGCGCTGCTCAAGATGGGTCTGTGCCACGCTCGCAGCGGCGACACAGGTCGCGCCAGGGCTCTGTTTCAGCGGGTGCAGCAGGAGTACCCGGACACCGTCGCGGCGCGCATCGCATCGCGGGAGGAAGCGTCATGA
- a CDS encoding acetyl-CoA carboxylase carboxyltransferase subunit alpha — MAHLDFEKPLVELERRIQELRAAAGPGDDVSAEVNALLSHAQSLQRELYAELSEWQKVQLSRHPERPYFLDYLGAIFDDFLELHGDRAFSDDPAIVSGFARLDGRAVAVIGHQKGRTTKEKVRRNFGMAHPEGYRKAVRIMELAGRFGRPVFTFIDTPGAYPGIGAEERGQGEAIGQALLSMSRLPVPVVATVIGEGGSGGALGLGVANRVLMLEYATYSVITPEGCASILWRDGAEAPKAAEQLKLLASHALKNGIVDELVREPPGGAHRDPTQAAQALGEALRQHLAELDGLPGPELVAQRYARFRGIGPVVGA; from the coding sequence GTGGCACACCTCGACTTCGAGAAACCGCTGGTGGAGTTGGAGCGGCGCATCCAGGAGCTGCGTGCGGCGGCAGGACCAGGCGATGACGTCTCCGCCGAGGTCAACGCGCTCCTGTCCCACGCACAGAGCCTTCAGCGCGAGCTGTACGCAGAGCTCAGCGAGTGGCAGAAGGTCCAGCTCAGCCGGCACCCCGAGCGGCCGTACTTCCTGGACTACTTGGGGGCCATCTTCGACGACTTCCTGGAGCTGCACGGGGACCGCGCGTTCTCGGACGACCCAGCCATCGTCAGCGGCTTCGCGCGCCTCGATGGGCGGGCCGTCGCCGTCATCGGCCACCAGAAGGGGCGCACCACGAAGGAGAAGGTGCGTCGCAACTTCGGTATGGCCCACCCCGAGGGGTACCGAAAGGCGGTGCGCATCATGGAGCTGGCGGGTCGCTTCGGCCGCCCCGTGTTCACGTTCATCGACACCCCCGGGGCCTATCCCGGGATCGGCGCCGAGGAGCGCGGGCAAGGCGAGGCGATCGGCCAAGCGCTGCTCAGCATGTCGAGGTTGCCCGTGCCCGTGGTGGCCACGGTCATCGGGGAGGGGGGGTCGGGTGGCGCGCTGGGTCTCGGCGTGGCCAACCGCGTCCTCATGCTCGAGTACGCCACCTACAGTGTCATCACGCCGGAGGGCTGCGCGTCCATCCTCTGGCGAGACGGGGCCGAGGCACCCAAGGCGGCCGAGCAATTGAAGCTGCTCGCTTCGCACGCGCTGAAGAACGGCATTGTCGACGAGCTCGTCCGAGAGCCGCCAGGCGGGGCCCATCGCGACCCCACACAAGCCGCCCAAGCGCTGGGCGAGGCGCTGCGCCAGCATCTCGCGGAGCTGGACGGGCTGCCGGGACCAGAGCTCGTCGCGCAGCGCTACGCACGCTTCCGTGGCATCGGTCCCGTCGTCGGCGCGTGA
- a CDS encoding GAF domain-containing protein, with protein sequence MARITIIGADGQQDRELLAHNTLGRHPNNTHQVLDRIVSKEHCHIDQVDGGYILRDLGSLNGTFVNGARVGDHPLRDGDEIMMGSTRIIYRADGGAPEPSAPARNQTIEQAGFGVAPQRPSDARPAQPPSALTSAAAATALAAAAAQPRKRQASVTMAPGMVESHIRTKLDAVLEQSFVPASMVHDTEALKRDYEKLRVSYEMMRAIGVELDVDKLLTKILAAAFQILPADRGVILLYDDNKELTPRCVQTKRQQAEGEEVVLSTTIIDQVLRDKAAVLSSDASVDSRFSGAHSIIMQGIRSSMAVPLLHAGEVFGIMLLDSQIAANAFNEKDLQLFQNVANQAAIAIQNSLFAQRLEAEAVTRERFQRLLSPAIAEQVLLGKVEVKKYGEARPTTVLFSDIRGFTSMSEAIPAREMVDMLNEYFELMVDIIFKYQGTLDKFVGDEIMALYGAPVSYGDDAVRAVRTALEMYQVLDQLNERRSAEGKQPIRIGIGINTGEVVAGYLGSSKALEYTVIGDSVNVGARLCSHAAAGECLISEWTYNEVKDYFEFDPPREIQAKGKAKPLQVYNVLRAKPLQGWDDRTASS encoded by the coding sequence ATGGCCAGAATTACGATCATCGGGGCAGACGGTCAGCAAGACCGTGAATTGCTCGCCCACAACACCCTCGGACGCCATCCGAACAACACCCACCAGGTGCTCGACCGGATCGTGTCCAAGGAGCACTGCCACATCGACCAGGTCGATGGTGGGTACATCTTGCGCGACCTGGGCTCGTTGAACGGGACGTTCGTGAACGGCGCGCGCGTGGGCGACCACCCGCTGCGGGACGGCGACGAGATCATGATGGGCTCCACGCGCATCATCTACCGCGCGGATGGCGGCGCCCCCGAGCCGTCCGCCCCCGCCCGCAACCAGACCATCGAGCAAGCCGGCTTCGGCGTTGCCCCCCAACGCCCCTCGGACGCAAGGCCGGCCCAGCCGCCCTCGGCGCTCACCTCCGCGGCTGCGGCGACGGCCCTCGCGGCAGCTGCGGCTCAGCCCAGGAAGCGCCAGGCGTCCGTCACGATGGCTCCCGGGATGGTCGAGAGCCATATCCGCACCAAGCTCGATGCCGTCCTAGAGCAGTCCTTCGTGCCGGCCAGCATGGTGCACGATACCGAGGCGCTGAAGCGGGACTACGAGAAGCTGCGCGTCAGCTACGAGATGATGCGGGCCATCGGGGTCGAGCTCGACGTGGACAAGCTGCTGACCAAGATCCTCGCGGCGGCGTTCCAGATCCTGCCCGCCGATCGTGGCGTGATTCTGCTGTACGACGACAACAAGGAGCTCACGCCGCGCTGCGTGCAGACGAAGCGCCAGCAGGCCGAAGGCGAGGAGGTGGTGCTGTCCACCACCATCATCGACCAGGTCCTGCGGGACAAGGCCGCCGTCCTCTCGAGCGACGCCTCCGTGGACTCGCGCTTCTCCGGGGCGCACTCGATCATCATGCAGGGCATCCGCTCCAGCATGGCGGTGCCACTGCTGCACGCTGGCGAGGTGTTCGGCATCATGTTGCTGGACTCGCAGATCGCAGCGAACGCGTTCAACGAGAAGGACCTGCAGCTCTTCCAGAACGTCGCGAACCAGGCCGCCATCGCCATCCAGAACAGCCTCTTCGCGCAGCGCCTCGAGGCCGAGGCCGTCACGCGCGAGCGCTTCCAGCGCCTGCTCTCGCCTGCCATCGCCGAGCAGGTGCTGCTGGGCAAGGTCGAGGTCAAGAAGTACGGCGAGGCGCGCCCCACGACCGTCCTCTTCAGCGACATTCGCGGCTTCACCTCCATGAGCGAGGCCATCCCGGCGCGTGAGATGGTGGACATGCTCAACGAGTACTTCGAGCTGATGGTGGACATCATCTTCAAGTACCAGGGCACCCTCGACAAGTTCGTCGGGGACGAGATCATGGCGCTCTACGGTGCGCCGGTGTCCTACGGGGACGACGCCGTGCGCGCCGTGCGCACCGCCCTCGAGATGTACCAGGTGCTGGACCAGCTCAACGAGCGACGCAGCGCCGAGGGCAAGCAGCCCATCCGTATCGGCATCGGCATCAACACGGGCGAGGTCGTCGCGGGCTACCTCGGCAGCTCCAAGGCGCTCGAGTACACGGTCATCGGTGACTCGGTGAACGTCGGGGCCCGACTGTGTTCACACGCTGCGGCAGGGGAATGTCTGATCAGCGAGTGGACCTACAACGAGGTCAAGGACTACTTCGAGTTCGATCCTCCGCGTGAGATCCAGGCCAAGGGCAAGGCCAAGCCGCTGCAGGTGTACAACGTGCTGCGCGCCAAGCCGCTCCAGGGCTGGGACGACCGTACGGCCAGCAGCTGA